From Glycine soja cultivar W05 chromosome 4, ASM419377v2, whole genome shotgun sequence, the proteins below share one genomic window:
- the LOC114408107 gene encoding probable trehalose-phosphate phosphatase D: MSHCFPFPPRGYTNNGYEKKATTEDVELLTKSWAALVEKVRLVLNEYPQLRLTQGRKVLEICVTIKWDKGKALEFLLESLGYENSNDVFPIYIGDDRTDEDAFRVTNAATPS; this comes from the exons ATGTCGCACTGCTTTCCATTTCCACCACGAGGATATACAAACAACGGATATGAAAAGAAGGCTACAACAGAGGACGTGGAATTACTGACAAAG AGTTGGGCAGCATTGGTGGAGAAAGTTAGATTGGTGCTCAATGAGTATCCACAACTCAGGCTAACCCAAGGGAGAAAAGTGCTAGAGATCTGTGTAACCATCAAATGGGACAAGGGCAAGGCTCTTGAATTTTTGTTAGAATCATTAG GGTACGAGAATTCGAATGATGTATTTCCAATCTATATTGGTGATGATCGAACTGATGAGGATGCTTTTAGGGTAACAAATGCGGCCACGcctagttag